In Canis lupus baileyi chromosome X, mCanLup2.hap1, whole genome shotgun sequence, one DNA window encodes the following:
- the LOC140628453 gene encoding histone H2B-like: METHFPVSHFVQSDMEVACDIRKCSNYKGTSNPQQALLSFLLSCHEAESHMAEPGCETSSEESLGTVVLAAGEAEAPMPPLPPLLLSFNIYFPRVLKQVLQGLSLSQKALSIIGSVVKDIFERIADEASRLAGSTKCSTITSREIQTAVRLLLLPKEIGKHAVSEASKAIMRYTFSK; the protein is encoded by the coding sequence ATGGAGACCCACTTCCCTGTGTCCCATTTTGTCCAATCAGATATGGAAGTTGCTTGTGACATCAGGAAATGCAGCAACTATAAAGGGACCAGCAACCCTCAGCAGGCACTATTGTCTTTCCTTCTGAGCTGTCATGAAGCTGAGTCCCACATGGCTGAGCCTGGCTGTGAGACCTCTTCCGAGGAAAGCCTGGGCACGGTCGTGCTGGCGGCAGGAGAAGCCGAAGCACCAATGCCACcgctgccgccgctgctgctCAGTTTCAACATCTACTTCCCCAGGGTTCTGAAGCAGGTTCTCCAGGGCCTGAGCCTCTCGCAGAAGGCCCTGAGCATCATAGGTTCAGTTGTTAAGGACATCTTTGAGCGCATCGCTGATGAGGCCTCTCGCCTGGCCGGCTCCACCAAGTGCTCCACCATCACCTCCAGGGAGATCCAGACCGCCgtgcggctgctgctgctgcccaagGAGATTGGCAAGCATGCTGTGTCTGAGGCCTCCAAGGCTATCATGAGGTACACCTTTAGCAAGTGA